Proteins encoded within one genomic window of Ranitomeya variabilis isolate aRanVar5 chromosome 4, aRanVar5.hap1, whole genome shotgun sequence:
- the LOC143769991 gene encoding uncharacterized protein LOC143769991, producing the protein MCRADCKCVFNLQNHQDTAAAHQDTATAHQDHKTMSSSDSPPPQQQRVSEAESDEELSEGGETGGEMQVEEEPSAAAAAPAAAAEGSPRQSQSRRTRRHGRPSASQRAPAEEEDDDDDIDIDCLIEEVREREPLWNMADRRHADTGVTRRLWDEVCRNLFPRRESLHPQQQSKLVGKIRKRWRSLRDRFKREFNDEMKAPSGSAGRKRSKYKYGQALSFLRRTMLSRVTFSSHRAPASSSAPSGAIPPESATEGHVGRPHTSVPSSDPSVLSSDPSVPSTSSAPSSGALLQASLLASDAEQLAFPLPHPSDPATSTPPLGSWRQRQRGQERSYAPEFLHLNASFQGSFKILGEQVTAGFNMVQSRISETSQETSSRLDRLHSAVSPDPANLFFQSMLMSMEKLSFEQQMRVMNTCHNAALQAINESTHTPHRTSTPIPHQAPFPHHTPHYQTQPQYPHQQHYQTQLQSPHQHH; encoded by the exons atgtgtcgagcagattgcaagtgtgtctttaacttacagaaccaccaggacacagccgctgcccaccaggacacagccactgcccaccaggaccacaaaacgatgtcctcttctgacagccctcctccacagcaacagcgtgtatcg gaagctgaatcagatgaggagctgtcagaagggggcgagacgggtggagagatgcaagtggaggaggaaccaagt gctgctgctgctgctcctgctgctgccgctgaaggctctcccagacagtcccagagtcggcggactcgtcgccacggtcggccatca gcttcacagcgtgctcccgcagaagaggaggatgatgatgatgacattgacatcgattgtctcatcgaggaggttcgcgagcgggagccgctgtggaacatggctgaccgcaggcatgctgataccggtgtcacccgtcggctctgggacgaagtgtgtcgcaacctgtttccaaggcgggagagccttcatcctcagcagcagagcaaactag ttggaaagattaggaagcggtggcggtcactgagggatcgctttaagagggaattcaatgatgagatgaaggccccgagtggctctgcaggaaggaagaggagcaaatataaatatggccaggccctctccttcctgaggcgaacaatgctaagcagagt caccttctccagccaccgggcgcctgcatcttcctctgcgccctctggagcgatccctcctgagtccgccactgagggccacgtcggtaggccccacacctctgtcccctcctctgacccctctgtcctctcctctgacccctctgtcccctccacttcatccgccccaagcagtggagcattattgcaggcttcattgctcgcatctgatgctgaacagttagcgttccctttaccccacccctctgatcctgccacctcgacaccaccattaggttcgtggcggcagcgccagaggggtcaggaaaggagctatgctcctgagttcttacacctgaatgcatccttccaaggctctttcaaaattttgggagagcaagtgactgctggtttcaacatggtgcaatcacgcatcagtgaaacaagccaggaaaccagcagtcgcttggataggctgcattcagctgtaagtcccgatccggccaacctttttttccaatccatgctcatgagcatggagaagctttcttttgagcaacagatgcgggtaatgaatacctgccataatgctgcactgcaggccattaatgaatcgacccacacacctcaccgcacctccactccaattccacaccaggccccatttccacaccataccccccattaccaaacccagccccaatacccacaccagcagcattaccaaacccagctccaatccccacaccagcaccattaa